From one Leptospira stimsonii genomic stretch:
- a CDS encoding response regulator: MNFWLIDDDTIYIMIAKRFLAKDARTKKLLDFQDGELAIQQLQNLRTNSEELPDAILLDINMPFMDGWQFLDEFKKIQGHLAKKITIFMVSSSVDERDIVKANSFPEVKGYLSKPLTQDHIRKLYDDLV, encoded by the coding sequence ATGAATTTCTGGTTAATCGATGATGACACCATTTATATCATGATTGCGAAACGATTCTTGGCAAAAGACGCTAGAACGAAAAAGTTATTAGACTTTCAGGATGGAGAGCTTGCCATCCAACAGCTTCAAAACTTAAGAACGAATTCGGAAGAACTTCCCGATGCGATACTTTTAGATATCAATATGCCGTTTATGGATGGATGGCAATTCTTAGACGAGTTTAAAAAAATCCAAGGTCACCTCGCAAAAAAGATTACGATTTTTATGGTAAGCTCCTCGGTGGACGAAAGGGATATCGTTAAAGCGAATTCCTTTCCGGAAGTGAAAGGTTATCTCTCAAAACCTCTCACCCAGGATCATATTCGAAAACTCTATGATGATTTGGTGTAG